A genomic stretch from Oleomonas cavernae includes:
- a CDS encoding GumC family protein, protein MVDQHASMRLGARPVAVPRSGGYTLRDVLIFVFYSWRTIVIAGLIPLLIGGAAALVTKKEYTAKGLVLVLVSREHAGTDKATGEGPAVLSIEGLKLIESEAEIIESDAVLDEVVQAIGAELLYPELGRRRVLGLLGPLPAEERPRKAIELFRRDLGAEVQGDSNVIRISFRHPDPQLAAAAATAVIDAYRARRKQVFDVVLTPFLRGEMQRFTADLQGIDGQIRAIKLRFGVIDIDQDVILGANQADTILQRTRHIKERRATVRREVVAGQARLAALPDKLFDFTEQTNVMANDEDRNTLTRLLLERDSLVRNYAPDYPPLVQVNEKIARLRAQIVEKSKPLFNTGRTVRNPVVDFITTHLMELEIENEALDDQIAELDRQYADAIKRVDALRDAQASLHELERTRKVMETIYSEYAMRTEAARIDEEALTSQPTNVRVIEMPTVPITGTTLSWSFLAAGVFGSVLFGVAGGFAANWNRQVFLLPGEAEKRLGLPGLASFVVGAPKAGDPVSEGELSHLAAQIIDAQVGEQPIRAFQLLAAHGNDGEVEVAQGLADEFASRRGLQVLLADLSDGQVVARALGLRTAAAATEEIGGLAVLPLPGSPNLFAAVAGASAPLFEMRTSLRQAVGLMGELRQRFDVIMVVAPPLARNHLGRRTAALVDATILVLRAEATRGAAAAWTRDAILDSGGDLLGFVMTGRRFHIPSRIYRWL, encoded by the coding sequence ATGGTGGATCAGCACGCTTCGATGCGGCTCGGCGCGCGGCCGGTGGCGGTGCCTCGATCCGGCGGCTATACGCTGCGCGATGTCCTGATTTTCGTCTTCTACAGTTGGCGCACCATTGTCATCGCCGGCCTGATTCCGCTGCTGATCGGCGGTGCCGCGGCCTTGGTCACCAAGAAGGAATACACCGCCAAGGGGCTGGTCCTGGTGCTGGTCTCGCGCGAGCACGCCGGGACCGACAAGGCGACCGGCGAAGGCCCGGCGGTTCTGTCGATCGAGGGATTGAAGCTCATCGAATCCGAGGCGGAAATCATCGAAAGCGATGCGGTGCTGGACGAGGTGGTGCAGGCGATCGGGGCCGAACTGCTCTATCCCGAACTGGGGCGCCGCCGCGTGCTCGGCCTGCTCGGCCCCCTGCCCGCGGAGGAGCGGCCGCGCAAGGCGATCGAACTGTTCCGGCGCGACCTGGGCGCCGAGGTCCAGGGCGATTCCAACGTCATCCGTATCAGCTTCCGCCATCCCGATCCGCAACTGGCCGCCGCCGCCGCGACGGCCGTCATCGATGCCTACCGCGCCCGCCGCAAGCAGGTCTTCGACGTGGTCCTGACCCCGTTCCTCAGGGGCGAGATGCAGCGCTTCACCGCCGACCTGCAGGGTATCGACGGGCAGATCCGCGCCATCAAGCTGCGATTCGGCGTCATCGACATCGACCAGGACGTGATCCTGGGGGCGAATCAGGCCGACACGATCCTGCAGCGTACCCGCCACATCAAGGAGCGGCGGGCCACCGTCCGGCGCGAAGTTGTCGCCGGCCAGGCCCGGTTGGCCGCGCTGCCCGACAAGCTGTTCGATTTCACCGAACAAACCAACGTCATGGCCAATGACGAAGACCGCAACACCCTGACCAGGCTGTTGCTCGAGCGCGATTCCCTGGTGCGCAACTATGCGCCGGATTATCCGCCGCTGGTCCAGGTGAACGAGAAGATCGCCCGCCTCCGCGCCCAGATCGTGGAAAAGAGCAAGCCGCTGTTCAATACCGGCCGCACCGTGCGCAACCCGGTGGTGGACTTCATCACCACCCACCTGATGGAACTGGAAATCGAGAACGAGGCACTGGACGACCAGATCGCCGAACTCGACCGCCAGTATGCCGACGCGATCAAGCGGGTCGACGCCCTGCGCGATGCCCAGGCGTCGCTCCACGAGCTGGAGCGCACCCGCAAGGTCATGGAAACCATCTACAGCGAGTATGCGATGCGGACCGAAGCCGCCCGCATCGACGAAGAAGCGTTGACCTCCCAGCCGACCAACGTGCGGGTCATCGAGATGCCCACGGTGCCGATCACCGGTACGACACTGTCCTGGAGCTTCCTGGCGGCCGGCGTCTTCGGCAGCGTGCTGTTCGGGGTGGCCGGTGGCTTTGCCGCCAATTGGAACCGCCAGGTGTTCCTGCTGCCGGGCGAGGCCGAGAAGCGCCTGGGTCTGCCGGGCCTCGCCAGCTTCGTCGTCGGCGCGCCCAAGGCGGGCGACCCTGTTTCCGAGGGCGAATTGAGCCACCTGGCGGCACAGATCATCGACGCCCAGGTCGGCGAGCAGCCGATCCGCGCCTTCCAGCTTCTGGCCGCTCATGGCAACGACGGCGAGGTCGAGGTGGCGCAGGGCCTGGCCGACGAATTCGCCAGCCGGCGCGGCCTCCAGGTGCTGCTGGCCGATCTCAGCGACGGCCAGGTCGTGGCCCGGGCGCTGGGCCTGCGCACCGCTGCGGCCGCAACCGAAGAAATCGGGGGGCTGGCGGTGTTGCCCTTGCCGGGATCGCCCAACCTGTTCGCCGCCGTGGCCGGGGCATCCGCGCCGCTGTTTGAGATGCGTACCTCGCTGCGCCAGGCCGTGGGCCTGATGGGCGAACTGCGTCAGCGCTTCGACGTGATCATGGTGGTGGCGCCGCCGCTCGCGCGCAATCACCTGGGACGGCGCACGGCGGCCCTGGTCGATGCCACCATCCTGGTGCTGCGGGCCGAGGCGACGCGCGGGGCCGCCGCCGCCTGGACGCGGGACGCCATCCTCGATTCCGGCGGCGACCTGCTGGGTTTTGTCATGACCGGTCGCCGGTTCCATATTCCGTCCAGGATTTACCGATGGCTGTAA
- a CDS encoding class I SAM-dependent methyltransferase — protein sequence MKNADDAAARRDALVARHYEALPYPARAARDEKIRLIEGSPSALPEIEHWIFGGHLPARLRVLFAGGGTGDGCIMLAQQLADRGVEAQITHLDLSAPAQKIAAERAAVRGLDIRFVGGSILDVEKLGLGPFDYIDCCGVLHHLEDPAAGLAALRGTLAPGGGMGLMVYGQIGRSGVYDVQDALRLLSPEDEAPAARLGIARRLLPNLPATNRLRRNEAVNDHLVGGDAGIFDLLLHSRDRAYAIEDFVALVEDAGLGLASLIDPARYAPETYLNDPTLGRAAAALRPRERAMLAERLAGNIARHIAYVVGPDHQTPPPDPADHSLVPVWSRTGSGEMIAALGSDRVLKLSLDGLSLRFPLPQQAPAILKAIDGKAALREIARVVGPAAFDRAWPQTYAVLNGISRLFLRRP from the coding sequence ATGAAGAACGCCGATGATGCCGCCGCCCGCCGGGACGCCCTGGTCGCCCGGCATTACGAGGCCCTGCCCTATCCGGCGCGGGCCGCCCGGGACGAGAAGATACGCCTGATCGAGGGCAGCCCCAGCGCCCTGCCCGAGATCGAACACTGGATCTTCGGCGGGCACCTGCCGGCCCGGCTGCGCGTTCTGTTCGCCGGCGGCGGCACCGGCGACGGCTGCATCATGCTGGCCCAGCAACTGGCGGACCGGGGCGTCGAGGCGCAGATCACCCACCTCGACCTGTCGGCCCCGGCACAGAAGATCGCCGCCGAGCGGGCCGCCGTCAGGGGCCTGGACATCCGCTTCGTCGGCGGTTCGATCCTCGACGTCGAAAAGCTGGGCCTCGGCCCGTTCGACTACATCGATTGCTGCGGCGTGCTGCACCACCTCGAGGACCCGGCCGCAGGGCTGGCCGCCCTGCGCGGCACCCTGGCGCCGGGCGGCGGCATGGGCCTGATGGTCTATGGCCAAATCGGGCGCAGCGGCGTCTACGACGTCCAGGACGCCCTGCGCCTGCTGAGCCCGGAAGACGAGGCGCCGGCGGCGCGCTTGGGGATTGCCAGGCGGCTGCTGCCCAACCTGCCGGCGACCAACCGCCTGCGCCGCAACGAAGCCGTGAACGACCACCTGGTGGGCGGCGATGCCGGGATCTTCGACCTGCTGCTGCATTCGCGCGACCGCGCCTATGCGATCGAGGATTTCGTCGCCCTGGTCGAAGACGCGGGCCTAGGGCTCGCCAGCCTGATCGATCCCGCCCGCTATGCCCCCGAAACCTATCTGAACGATCCCACCCTGGGCCGGGCGGCGGCGGCGCTGAGGCCCCGGGAACGGGCGATGCTGGCCGAACGGCTGGCCGGCAACATCGCCCGCCACATCGCCTATGTGGTCGGGCCCGACCACCAGACGCCCCCGCCCGATCCTGCGGACCACAGCCTGGTGCCGGTGTGGTCGCGCACGGGCTCTGGCGAGATGATCGCGGCCCTGGGCAGCGACCGGGTCCTGAAGCTGAGCCTCGACGGCCTGTCCCTGCGCTTTCCCCTGCCCCAGCAGGCGCCGGCGATCCTCAAGGCGATCGACGGCAAGGCGGCGCTGCGCGAGATCGCGCGCGTGGTGGGGCCGGCGGCCTTCGACCGGGCCTGGCCGCAGACCTACGCGGTGCTGAATGGGATCAGCCGGCTGTTCCTGCGCCGTCCTTAG
- a CDS encoding lipid-A-disaccharide synthase N-terminal domain-containing protein has translation MHDTTIWIIIGFAGQALFTMRFVVQWIASERARRSLLPVAFWFFSVGGGLVLLAYAIHREDPVFIAGQAGGLVIYARNLWLIYGAKAKDGAGTAG, from the coding sequence GTGCACGACACAACCATCTGGATCATCATCGGTTTTGCCGGCCAGGCCCTTTTCACCATGCGCTTCGTGGTGCAATGGATCGCCAGCGAGCGGGCGCGGCGCAGCCTGCTGCCGGTGGCCTTCTGGTTCTTCTCGGTCGGCGGCGGTCTCGTGCTGCTCGCCTATGCGATCCACCGTGAAGACCCGGTCTTCATCGCCGGTCAGGCCGGCGGCCTGGTGATCTATGCCCGCAACCTGTGGCTGATCTATGGGGCGAAGGCTAAGGACGGCGCAGGAACAGCCGGCTGA
- the pbpC gene encoding penicillin-binding protein 1C, whose product MVWARRLGLVVTIGMICLVAAAFVLDRVFPLPLDRVTGRSTLVLDAKGEPLRAFQTDDGHWRFTAAPADVDPLFLRMLIAYEDRRFADHPGVDPAAVVRAVGQAIGAGRVVSGASTLTMQTARLIEPRPRNLGAKLIEMARALQLEWHLPKDEILGLYLTLAPYGGNLEGVRAASLFYFGKEPDRLTVAEAALLVSLPQSPERRRPDRNAGVAQAERDRVLGRLVEAGVITQVQAAEAMEEPVPVTRLPAPFLAPHLAERLHLAAPDQSIILSNIDADLQGKVEALAVRAITQFEASANIAILVVANDSRRVVASVGSSGYFETRRAGPIDMTTAIRSPGSTLKPFIYGLGFEDLVCHPETIVVDRPMHFGGYAPKNFDRMYRGEVKITEALQLSLNIPAVAVLDLIGPRRFAGRLAQAGVTLRLPDKAAEPSLPIALGGVGLTLRDLVTLYAALADGGRALPLRDRADAPAGEAAALLSASAAWQVAAILRDTPPPPHLLPGESTANGRQIAYKTGTSYGFRDAWAVGFDRDYTIGIWVGRPDGSFSPGRMGRDAAAPVLYAAFGMLPPPSAEALRRAPPPAGTLIATQSELPPGLKRLRPRRADPLALAPAERSGPRLTLPLNGSTVEVARGSDGTLPTVLLQAQGGTMPLTWLVNGVPIGTSPFRRQAEWQPDGLGRASVTVIDAAGRAVSADFWLATAGS is encoded by the coding sequence ATGGTCTGGGCAAGGCGTTTGGGGCTCGTCGTCACGATCGGCATGATCTGCCTGGTCGCGGCGGCGTTCGTGCTCGACCGCGTGTTCCCCCTGCCGCTGGACCGGGTGACCGGCCGCTCGACCCTGGTGCTGGATGCCAAGGGCGAGCCGTTGCGGGCATTCCAGACCGATGACGGGCACTGGCGCTTCACCGCGGCGCCGGCCGATGTCGATCCGTTGTTCCTGCGCATGCTGATCGCCTACGAGGACCGGCGCTTCGCCGATCATCCAGGCGTCGACCCGGCTGCCGTGGTGCGCGCGGTGGGCCAGGCGATCGGGGCTGGCCGGGTGGTCTCGGGCGCCTCGACCCTGACCATGCAGACGGCGCGCCTGATCGAACCCCGGCCGCGCAACCTGGGCGCCAAGCTGATCGAGATGGCCCGTGCCCTGCAGCTTGAATGGCACCTGCCCAAGGACGAGATCCTGGGCCTGTACCTGACCCTGGCGCCCTACGGCGGCAATCTGGAAGGCGTGCGGGCCGCCTCGCTGTTCTATTTCGGCAAGGAGCCGGACCGCCTGACGGTGGCGGAAGCCGCCCTGCTGGTCTCGTTGCCGCAATCGCCCGAACGCCGCCGGCCCGACCGCAACGCAGGCGTGGCCCAGGCCGAGCGCGACCGGGTGCTGGGGCGCCTGGTCGAGGCCGGCGTGATCACCCAGGTCCAGGCGGCCGAGGCGATGGAGGAGCCGGTGCCGGTGACCAGGCTGCCGGCGCCCTTCCTGGCGCCCCACCTGGCCGAACGGCTGCACCTGGCCGCCCCCGACCAGTCGATCATCCTCAGCAATATCGACGCCGACCTCCAGGGCAAGGTCGAGGCACTGGCCGTCCGGGCCATCACCCAGTTCGAGGCGAGCGCCAACATCGCCATCCTGGTGGTCGCCAACGACAGCCGGCGGGTGGTCGCCAGCGTCGGCTCGTCGGGCTATTTCGAGACCAGGCGGGCCGGGCCGATCGACATGACCACGGCCATCCGCTCGCCCGGCTCGACCCTGAAGCCCTTCATCTACGGTCTGGGCTTCGAGGACCTAGTCTGCCATCCCGAGACCATCGTGGTCGACCGGCCGATGCATTTCGGCGGCTATGCGCCCAAGAATTTCGACCGGATGTACCGGGGCGAGGTGAAGATCACCGAGGCGTTGCAGCTCTCGTTGAACATTCCGGCGGTGGCGGTGCTGGACCTGATCGGGCCGCGGCGCTTTGCCGGGCGCCTGGCCCAGGCCGGGGTCACCCTGCGCCTGCCCGACAAGGCAGCCGAGCCCAGCCTGCCGATCGCCCTGGGCGGCGTCGGCCTCACCCTGCGCGACCTGGTAACCCTTTATGCCGCGCTGGCCGACGGCGGCCGGGCGCTGCCGCTGCGCGACCGGGCCGATGCCCCGGCGGGCGAGGCGGCGGCGCTGCTCAGCGCGTCGGCGGCCTGGCAGGTCGCAGCCATCCTGCGCGACACCCCGCCGCCGCCGCACCTGCTGCCCGGCGAATCGACCGCCAACGGCCGCCAGATCGCCTATAAGACCGGCACCTCCTATGGCTTCCGCGATGCCTGGGCGGTGGGCTTCGACCGCGACTATACGATCGGGATCTGGGTCGGGCGGCCGGACGGCAGCTTCTCGCCCGGGCGCATGGGCCGCGATGCCGCCGCCCCCGTGCTCTACGCCGCCTTCGGCATGTTGCCGCCGCCTAGCGCCGAGGCGTTGCGCCGGGCACCGCCGCCGGCCGGCACCCTGATCGCCACCCAGTCGGAATTGCCGCCGGGGCTCAAGCGCCTGCGGCCCCGGCGTGCCGACCCCCTGGCCCTGGCCCCGGCCGAGCGCAGCGGCCCGCGCCTGACCCTGCCGCTGAACGGCAGCACGGTCGAGGTGGCGCGGGGCAGCGACGGCACCTTGCCCACGGTGCTGCTCCAGGCCCAGGGCGGGACCATGCCGCTGACCTGGCTGGTCAACGGCGTGCCCATCGGCACCAGCCCCTTCCGCCGCCAGGCCGAATGGCAGCCCGATGGCCTTGGCCGCGCCAGCGTCACGGTGATCGATGCCGCCGGCCGGGCGGTCAGCGCCGACTTCTGGCTGGCGACCGCCGGAAGCTGA